Proteins encoded within one genomic window of Diceros bicornis minor isolate mBicDic1 chromosome X, mDicBic1.mat.cur, whole genome shotgun sequence:
- the LOC131401279 gene encoding late histone H2B.L4-like: MADPVSEMSSEESLGTKEPTEADAKSLKQKQPRRRRRRCSDSFAVYFPRVLKQVHEGLSLSRETVSVMDSFVKDIFERIADEAARLVRSTKRSTMSSGEIQTAVRLLLPGEIGKHAVSEGTKALIRYISRP, from the coding sequence ATGGCTGACCCTGTCTCTGAGATGTCCTCTGAGGAAAGCCTGGGCACGAAGGAGCCCACGGAAGCCGACGCGAAGAGCCTGAAGCAGAAGCAGCcaaggcgccgccgccgccgctgctccgACAGTTTCGCCGTCTATTTCCCCAGGGTTCTGAAGCAGGTTCACGAGGGCCTGAGCCTTTCTCGGGAGACCGTGAGCGTCATGGATTCGTTCGTGAAGGACATCTTCGAGCGCATCGCCGACGAGGCCGCGCGCCTGGTCCGCTCCACCAAGCGCTCCACCATGTCCTCCGGAGAGATCCAGACCGCCGTGCGCCTGCTGCTGCCGGGGGAGATTGGCAAGCACGCCGTGTCCGAGGGCACCAAGGCCCTTATCAGGTACATCAGCCGCCCGTGA